A region of the Bos mutus isolate GX-2022 chromosome 18, NWIPB_WYAK_1.1, whole genome shotgun sequence genome:
CTGGATTAACCCAGTGAGAGGCATAGTGACAGCAGGGTGGAGAGTGACTGGCTCATCTTCCAAGAGTTGTTTGCTGTGGTCTTAGCAGGTAGCACAATAGCCTGGGGGTAGCTGAGGGCTCACGTCTCAACGTGCTGCACCCTCACTATGAGCCTCTGGGGTAGTCATGTTAACACATTCGTACACAGGACTAAACAGGCACAGAGATGAAGAGCCAGTCCAAGGTCACACGACTGGTATGTAGCAGAGCTGGGACTGCCTGGGAGCCAATAGGAGACCCCTCAAACCCACCACACCCCAAAACCAAGCTCATGCTCACTGCTTCCCTTTAAATGAACCTGACCCCATCATAAAATCCTGATTCTTCAGCCTTGGCCTCTTCTCCCCTACAGCTTGTCCCCTCCCCTGACCCCCTTTCATGCCCTGTCCTGTCTGAGGCCCACAGGTGCAGTCACCTCCTATTTTCCTAGCTTCTGGCATCCCGTCACCCTTAGTATCCAGTCTCCATAAACAACCCCTCTGTTGACTTCCCCTCGAACCAGCACAAAGATCCAGGAGTGGGGGCCCTGGGAGGGCCTGTGACAAGACCCATGTGATCTGGCCCTGGCCAGTCCTCCCATGACTCTGCcaacttcctctttcctttcctgaatTCTGCTCTTCTTCAATCACACCGAGTCTGTTCCAGCTCGGGCTGGGTGTTTGTACTTGCTTATCCCTCGCTGTCTGGGACTCTTCCTCAGGCTTGTGGGCAGCCCATTCAGGCGCCTGCTCAAGCGTCACTTCTAGAGAGGCCCACAAAGCTCCCTGCCACCATAACCCTCCAAGTCCTTACCAGCCTTATCTTCCTTCACATGACACATGACTTACGCTCCCTGACGTCTTATTGCACCTTTGTGTAGTTTCTGTCTCTCCCACCAGAATGAACACCCTCTGAGAGCCAAGGTGCCTGTTCCATTATCTGGGTGTATCTGAGGCCTAGAACAGGGGCTGGCACCTAGCACATATGTGCTGAGTAAAGGTCTGAACTCACCGAGCCGCTCAGAGCATAGCTGCATCAGCCACCCCCCATCAAACACAGTGAGGACTCTCAAGGCCTCACCCTGACATTCAAGGCCCTCCTTGGCCCTCCCAAGCACTCCACAAGGAACCTCTGCTACAACCAAACCAGCACCCCCGGAGCAACCCTTCTCCACCCTGACTTCCTGTGCTTCCCTCTGCTGGACAGGCACTCCCAAAGGCCACCTCCCTGGGGAAATATCACCTGTCAGTGTTCAGTCACACACTACCTTGAGTCAACCCGAGTTTCCTAAACACTCCACGCTAGGTTCCATACCTAGCACAGGGCACATACTGCCCAGCCTAGAATCCTCCTTCAGGAAGTATCTGCCAAATGATGGCTATTTGGGTGGAAGTGTTCCCTGGACATGTTCATGCGCCGGCCTGAGCCAGAGACACAGACTGCCTGCAATTTCATTTCAGATGTACTTTCTCTCAGATCTGAGCTACTTCTGGAAGCCAGGCaagcagtggggtggggggcttgaGCAAACCAGCTGCCACATGGGAAGGCAGGTCCAGCTGCACCAGAGCAGCCCAACTTTCCCAGAGGAGCAGAAAATCCACACATGAATGTGAAACTCGCCATTTAAACTGCTGGTCATTACTTTAGAGTCACCAGCCAGGAAGACAAATATACCACAGCTCATGCCTCCTGCCTATATCTGCTGCTGACAAGTAGCCTCTCTGCTTCTGCCTTCCCAGCATTCAACCAACACCTCTCGAGTACTTGGATCAATAACCCGGCCACTGATCTGTGACTCCAAACACCCAGCTGGGGTTGAGCCCATGAGGCCTAGCAGCTCCTGCCTGACCTTACCTTCATTATGCTGAGCTCTCCTTCTCTCATCCCGTGGCGTTCTCGTCCCGTCGATTTTCCTAGAAGAGTATGGAAAAAAATGGGTACATGTTACCTCCAGCCTGTGTGTCCAAACATTTATTAAGGAGTCAGACTTAAAAATGATCTCTGCAAGACAAATCGATATGCAGAgacaaagagagggagaaaatggTATTTTCTTTACTTAAACTAGAAAAGCAAAAGCTGACCAAAAAATACACCAACTGCCTGCTGTGTATTCAACTGCCTGGTTCCCATCCCGGGAAAACCTCCTCTTTTTGGGTGCCCACGACAGGCCCTCCCAGCGTCCCCTATTCCTGggaccaggtctcctgcacataCGGGGAGTAGGGGTGTGTCCGAGGTGCAATTGTCCTCTGCGTTCCTGTCTGAAGCACGTCCTGGGGCGTCATCATGACATAGAACTGGCCTGCAGGGAAAGTGGGGGTTAGCACTAAAACTGGGGGCAGAGTCAGAACTGGCTAGGGGTTGGGGGGGAGCTTCCCTCCCTGCTAGGCCTGTTGCCTCCCCTGCCTTCCGCCCTGGCCCCTTCCTTCCTTTACCTCCAGCCTGCAAGCTCTGGTCTGTGGTCTGTACGGACACAGCCGTGGTATCTCCCACACTGGACGCTGGGAAATAGGCAAACCGGGCCTCCCCACTGACAGCCTCAGCAGCCGGGCTGCCACCATTGCTGAAGGGATTTTGGATAACAGCCTAGGGAGCAGGAGGACAGAGGCCACCCTTAGCCATCTTTGCTTCCCAATCCATCCCCTAGCCACCATATTTGATGTTTACTGCATTCTCTACAGAGAGTGGGGAACCCCTGTGTCCCACTCTGCCCTGTGTCTCACAGCCCTGGAACTTGACAGATACTAAGCAATCACTTGGGGAGCTGACCCACTTTTAACTCTAAGAGAGTGCCCTGTGACCATGATTCCCAtttcacaaaacaaacaaaaaaagatgttccgAAGGTCTTGCCCCAGGTTTCACCGTGCAAAACAAGAGATCTGACCTGAGGGCCTGAAGGCAGCATCTTAGTCCCACGTGCCCCACCCCCTTGGCGCTCCCCAAGAACAAAGTCAGTGTCCAGTGCCCCTTCTCCATCCCCCCAGAGGATGCTGGGCACCTACCAGTGGGAAGGGCGCTGCGGGACCTGGGGGCACAGAGGCAGCAGCGGGGCCGGGGCGCTGGGTGGCCCCATCCACACCCACCTGGGTCACAGCCTGCTGCCCCCCTGCGAAGGCAGCCGTAGACACGACGCTGACGGCGCCTGCTGTGTCGCCCTGGCCGTCCAGCTGACCATCAGTCACCTGGACTACGCGGTACGTCACCTGCAGGGGGCGGCAGAGCAGAGAGACCCGCGCTGGGGCCCGGGCAGGGGCCAGGTCCGAGCCCCTCCCAGTCCGGGACTCAGCCCTCCACTTGCCCGCCGGGCTCCGGGCCCGTAGCCTCACCTGTCCTCCATTATTCTCTGTGCGGAACTGGTACTGGATGTTGTGGTCGCCGAACGCCGCCTGCTGGACGCTGGCGATGGCCACCGCCGTCTGCTCCTCCGCCCCAGGCCCGTCCCCGCCTGCGGTCGGAGGGTCGCGGGGATGGTCAGAGGTGGCGCGAACCAGGGCGCCCCCAGTGCCTTCCCGGGCGCAGGTCGCGGCCCTGGTGGGCCCCGCGAGCACTCACCTTCCTGCAGTTCGACACCCTCCTCTGCCTCGGGTCCCTTGTCGTGACTGCGAGAAGCACAGGAAGAAGAGGGGATCAGGGCTGCCCGCGCCCCCGCCCCTTCGTCCAGGTGCAGGGCCCCCATCCCGCCCAGCCCAGTCTGCGACGGCGGCCCCTTGGGGACCGGGGACCGGGGGTATACGTGCCGGTTCCCCCTCCCTAGCGGCCTCCATTTTGAGCTGGGCCGGGCGGTCGCTCGGGATCATGGCGGCCCGGTCGCCAGGCCGAAGGGCCGGGACCAGGGCGCGCGGGGGCACGGGCCGGCCGGGCTCCCTTACctggcggcggcagcagcggtGGCCGAGGCAGCGGGATCCAGACCCGGGTCCAGCATGTCcatggggggggggtgggggcggggggggcgccGGGCccggggggggaggggaggggaggggaggggagggaggggagggggcgggcggcCGGGGGGGCCCCGAGCCCGGCGCTCACGCCGCGCGGCAGGAGGGGACGGAGGAGACACGGGAGCCGCTCGCGCTGATCACGGGGACAAACAGTGGGGTCATGTGAGGAGGAgatgccgccgccgccgccgccgccgccgccgctgctccAGCAGCCGCCTCCGCCTGCTCGCCCGCCGGCCGGCTCCCGGCGGCTCTAGGCTCCGGGACGCAGCGCAGCCGCCCCCCGCCCGCTGCACGCGGCCCTCGGGCCTCCTTCCCTGAGTAGCCGCCGCCgcgactttttttttaaacccggCCCGCCCAGGATGGCCTCCGCCTCTCCCCCGGATCGCCGGCTTGCGTGTCCGCCGCCCGGCCTGGCCCAGTACGGCGGCGGATCGCTGCTGCAGCCGCCGCcgctttctattttttcccccttttttttttcctcctttacttGAGCTGCGCGCGCGCGGCAGCAGCGGCGGCGCGAGCCCGGGGCCGACGCGCGCGAGGGGGGAGGGCAGCCCCTGGGGAGCGCGCGCGCTGTCTGTCTCCGACGGAGGGCGGGCGCGCGGGCCCAGGTCTCGGCTGGGAGCGAGGTCGCTGCCGCTGTCTCCCGGCACCCGCCGGCGGGCCGCCCTAGTGGAACGTGGGCCCGGATGGAACTCCGGGGGACCTGGAAGAAGGCCTCTGGTCGCCGGGGACGAGGCAGGCGGCTGGGTTTGGAGACAGTAAAGTAGGtcgggggggtggggcgggggaggggggcgttGGGTGGATGGAGGGGAGCGCGCACGCGCGCCCTCGTCGACCGGACTGAAGTGCGCGAAAGCGGATACCCCGGGCGCATGCGCACGTCTGGGCGGGGCCGGAGCGCGCACGCAGGGCGGGGCGGAGCTAGCGTGGGGCACGTACTCCGGCCGGTGGAGAGTCGGAGAAGGCAGAGCCGGTCCTTTCCTCCTGGCTCCGGACACAGGTCCCATGAGAGAACTGGACATGCGGCCTTTTGCAGACACACACAGCAGCTGTCCGGGCTCCCCACCTCGCGCGACAAAACAAATGCTTTCCTCCGGACTCAAGACTTGTGATCAGAAGTTTTATTAGTTTTACAAAGAGAAGATCATCAATGatccctccaattaaaaaaaaaaaagtacaaaaactaCATACAAAATGTTGAGATCAGACGACTAAACTTTCCCGACTCAGGGCCAAGTtctgcaaaggaaaaagaaagatggatGTGAGCCAGGGAGGACTGGAGAAGAGAGTCCAGGAAGGCTTTCAGGGCCTTATCACTCACCTTCTTAAGCCTCCGCTCCCGTGAAGCCTGGGAGTCAGTCTCAGAGTAAGGGGGAGGCGCTGGAGGGTAGTaggcctcttcttcctcttcctccctgtaAGGCCTCCTCTCCGCTGGCCCCTTTTTCCTCAAGGCCTCTTCTAGTAGCCGCCCGTCATAGGGGGGGTCCCTGGATCTGGAGCCATCATCCCTAGGGTCCCGGGAGCGCTGGTAGCGGGCCCGAGGGTCACCATGAGGTTGGTCCCTAGACCTGAAGTCATCGTAGTGAGGATCCCGGGAGTGTGGAAAGTGCCTGGAGTCGTCTTGGTCTTGGTCATAGAGGTCATCGCGGCTGCGACTTCGCGGCGGTGCATAGGCCCGGCCTCTCCTCCCACTGCTTGGGGGAGATCTCCTCCCTGATTCAGCAGAGCCTGGCCGGGTAAAGTCATCCAGAGCATCCACAGAGCGGGCTCGGGGCCGCCCCGCACCCCGGCTGTTCCCTGGCCGCTCCAGGGGGGCCTCTTGCTCCCACCGCCTGGAACTCCGGGGGGAGTGGTGACCCCATTCCTCATCCCTGATGGGGGTGAGGGCAGGGCCCCGTGAATGCCGGGATCTCCAGTCGTCTTCGTGGAGAGAGGTGACTTCACTCATGGCTGTAGGGAAGGAAGGTGTCTCTTACTGGTGGGAGGTGGTCAGGACCTAATGTCAGGAGCCCAGGGGCCCAGCAGTGTCACTCATTTGGCTCATACATTCTTCTCAAGGGAGCCCCAGGCTTCTCACCTATTTAGTGACGATCTGCAGGGTTCTGTACACTTCACTGTGGCCATGGTAGGGAATGAGGGATTGTGTTCAGGATGTGGAGCAAGCGTCCCTGGGCAATTATCAGGGAGACCTGCTTCCCCCAGCCCCCTCAAGAATCCCTCAGATCCTAAGGCTCACCTCGTTCTACACGGCCATTGGGGGGCCCGGGTCGAGAAGGGTCGAAGTTGGCCAGCTCCTTCTCCATGTAGTATAGGACCCGCATGGAGTCGTCCTGCTGGTTGGCCTGAATCCTGTAGCCACTGCGGATCTCTAGGGATAGGAGTTGGAGGTGATCAGTTCCAGAGGTTGGATGCTGACCACCCCACCTCCCCTATAGGCATGTTCAACTTCGTAAGGATTGGTTCTCACCAGAGGTCACGCTGCTGTCTGTGTCACGAAGCAGGGGTACCCGGGAGCTGTGGCCGCCAACTGGGGGAGATTGGCTGTCAGGAGCAAAACCGTGCAttcccagccccctgccctctgcccccaatTCCCTCTTCCAACTCCAGACCCCTTAATAGCCATATGCCCAGCCTCCCTGcatccctccacctcccaccagCTACTCCTGGCTGTCCCCAGGGCCTCACCTGAGCTATTCCTGTCGAAGTCTCCAGAGTACCCATTGTAGAGAGGGCCCATGGGGATCATGGCTGGCGGGGGCGGGGTCTTGGCAGGGGAGAGGTGGGCGTAGGTGCTGGGGGCGTAAATGCTTGGAACGCCCGAAGTGGCAGCTTTGCCTGCAGCGTATACTGGGGAGAACACACACAGCATGAGAAGAGCCCCAGGGGCCACAGGCCTTCTCCCCAGTCCCCTGTTGAAGAGCTTCCCTGTGTGCTTGGTTGGTTGCTATAGGGTCCCTGAGGTCAGAGGACATGAGCTGCGTTGAGTCCACACCTCCTGAGCCGTTCCCCACAAGAGTTTTAGGATGGGAGGGTGTACACCGGCGGCCCCAATCAGGAATGCCAGTTTGTTTGACAGTACAGTGGTTTCCCAGCATCTGACAAGGTTTTACGTCAAACTCTGCTGCCAACTTATCATAGGACACAGCCACTCTGGACCTGCGTTCTTACAGAGCAACAGGGACAGAGGTGTCTTGTAGATAAACACCAATGTGTTGGACCCACAAGCCAGAAATAAGTGTTCCCTTTGACATCCGAGCCCTTGCATTAGAAAAATGGATCATCTGGGGGCGGGGATCCCATGCCTGCTCCCCTTTCCTGCCTGCTGGGTCCTCCCTGCAGGGTCTTCCAGACCCCGAGGTGATGGGAAGCCGTCTTGGGAACCTCAGCATTCACTTCCTCAGCCAACCAGCAAAGCATCTCCTCTAGTGTTTCCACCTTGGGGGCCACACCCATCCCGCCCCCGCCCGGTTCTAGGCTTGACAACTCAAGGGCACATCCTCCCCAGCACCCTCCTCCCCGGGCAAGAGGCTGGGGTCTGGTGGCTGCTCTGAGGCAGTCACGGGCCTAGGCAAGTTGCTTTCGTCCTGGAACTCCAAAGATGATGGAACGCTCTGTGTAGGCCAAACCCCACTGGGAAGATGGAGTGGGGCATCAGGCTCAGAAAGCTCCCTTCACCCAGTTCAGCTGGGCAGCAGAAGGCTCAGTGCTTACTGCACCCCCCCCACCAACACACCGAAGAAGCCCCTCAGCAGTTGGCGGATGTGCTGTTTTATAattagctctgggagttgctgctCTAGGACGGCTCAGGAGGGCTGTGGCTGTGGCAGAAATAACAGGGCCTCTGGCGGGGAGTTAATGGGATCTCAGTTTGGGGGAGCAGGGTCTCAGGGTGGAGGAAATTGGGCCCTGGGACTGGCATTCACAGTCCTGGTCCCTGCCTTAATTAGCGGGGTTAACTGCAAACTTGTTTGCACCCCTGGGGGGAATCCTACCCCACCTGTGAAATGGACTAACACCCACCCCCGCAAGTAATAGGCAAGACACCCACAACTAAAAATGTTGAGAGGGAGGAGATGGCCAGTGTGGGCCTCCAGAGAGCAGTGGATTTGATTTCTCCAGGCGGTGGTGAAACAGGTTGCCCACTGCTGAGTTCAGTCAGTGACCAGAAAATTAGCCAGCATGGTATGAGCCGTGGCCCTGTGCTGGGCCCTGACACACAGCATTTCCCTTAATGCTCATGACACCCCGTGATGGCAGGACCCTGCAGAGAAGGAAACCAGCTGCTCACCTGAGGTCACATGGTGTGAGTGGTAGGGGCTCTAATTTGCATCCTGGCCCTCGGTCATTACCAATGCTGACGGCAGCAATGTCTGACAGCTGTGGGCGTGGAACGCTCTGTGTAGGCCAAGCCCCACTCTAAATGCGGGACACACCAGTTCACGGGATCCTGACTCATGCTGTACAGCAGGCTCTGCtgtggccccattttacagaggaggaaactgaggttgagAGGGGAAGTCCTTCAGTGGACTTCCCAACAGGTAAAGAGGTCTAGCCAGGCCTCAAACCTCCACCTGCCCAAGCTTGCGATGACTGCCTATGATTTTAACCTGGACTGTGTTAATTACACTGGAGTCACGGCGCGTGGAAACCTTAAATGTCAGGATGCTAACACAcatccatctgagccaccggggtaATTCTTTCTACCACGTGTTCACTCTTGGCCTAGAAATGAGCAGGTGCCATGAGAGGGGGCAGGTCTGTCCCTCTGTTTGTCTCTCCTAGTCTAGGTGCTCCTAACATGTAAAGTTATTTCTTTCTAGCCGCCAGGGTCATCTGTCTGTCAACCAAAGATATGGTGAACTTGACAGTGACAAAGGAAAAGGTGAGGCGCCCTCACTGAGAACTAGTAGAGAAGTATGTTTTCACAGCCTACTTTTAGTACAAGGAACGAGAGAGCAGGTGTCTGGGTCTAGAACTTCCATGTCAGAGTTGATGGAAACTTCCCAATAACTGAGTACAGAGGTGCTCTCGGGAAGGTAACCAGGgaactggaagcactgatgtccCCAAGGGGGGAAGTGGGGCGGCAGGAGGGAGGcacctctctcttcctttcccaccTCTCCTGTTTGCTTCTTCCCCCTCCACCTCGGGTCCATGTCTAATCCCAGACCCTCTCTGATgtgctcagttcaattcagttcagtcgctcagttgtgtccgactctttgtgaccccatgaaccgcagcacgccaagcctccctgtccatcaccaactctgggagtccactcaaacccatgtccatcgagtcggtgatgccattcaaccatctcatcctctgtcgtccccttctcctcctgccctcaatctgatGCGCTGGATGGTCCTTAAACGGCATCCGTGGAAAAATCCAGCATCCTTATGTGGATGTGGGTTGTTAAAAGGTGCTTAAATTTGGGGGGCTGTAAACCTCGCTTGGTTTCTGACCTCTTTCacttcagattttgtttttaaaaggactTTTACTTCCCGGTGAACAATGTTTTGtactatttgaattttttttttaccttgtgcATAATTTTACCTTCAAAAGGAAAgacttgaaataaatgaaaagtaaaaaagtaagtGCAGAGTTGATGTAAATGATAATGTAAAGTAGCAGGTCCTCCTTGGCCCACTTTTCCCCAAACTACTCCCCTCATGACCTCCAGAGTGACACTGTCCCAGGAGGCAGGCAGACGGGCGCCTCCTCCCCTTGGGCCCAGGACAGACGCTGAGTGGGAGTGGACGTGCGGCGGGTGAGGGGTACTCACGGGCCTCGGGGCAGCAGGACAGACGCTGAGTGGGAGTGGGCGTGCGGCGGGTGAGGGTACTCACGGGCCTCGGGGCAGCAGGACAGACGCTGAGTGGGAGTGGGCGTGCGGCGGGTGAGGGTACTCACGGGCCTCGGGGCAGCAGCACTTTTCCGGGCAGCAGGGGCAcctgacgtagcagcagcaggtatgggGGCAGCACTGACACCAGCAGATGCCCAACAGGAGGACGACGAGGAAGGCCGCCAAGCAGACAACGACCACGAACAGCCAGTCTGCGGGGACACAAGAACTGGCCCTGAGCCAGGAGGCCTGGAAGGGAATAGGGATGTGGGCACTGGGGGcggagtggggagggggcggtggcGGGGACGGCGCCTGTCTGCAAAGCCCATCGGGAAAGCTGCAGCCCCAGCCCTTGTTGGAGTCTCCAAGCCAGGGGCTGGGGTACAGTCGCAGAGGGATGCCCACTCCACTACAACCCAGGTCAGCCCCAAGGTTAGGGAACCCACCCGGGGCTCATCTGGACAAGGCAGTAAATGAGAGCAGACCTAGCCAGAAGAAGATGGGCTGTAGCCTTGAGAGGGGACAGAGCCAGCTGCCCAGACCCCGAGCGCTAGAAGAGCACCACAGGCACCAGTCACGGGAGCCCTCTGTCTACACCCCAGGCCCCTCGCCAGCCAGCCCAGCCCACGGCCCAGAGCCAGGCCGCTAGACGCCCGGAATCGGTGGGGTTATTAGTGGGGTCTGAGCAAACTGTGTTTAGAAAAGGGGGAGGATATTTAGAAGCGATAAGTGGTATGTGGGGGAACTCAACCCCCGTACCTTCCATGGGCCCCGCCTGAAAACCAGGTAAGAGCTCGGCCACCCCCGAGGTCCTGCCTGGAGGGACAAAAGAGAGACAGATTATGCTGACCAGGGCCAGCCCAGGCCATCCCTGCCCTGAAGCCCAGCTCCAGGCACATTAGGGTGGAGGCGTGCTCTGCAGAAGAGATGGGGTAGGTGCCTAGGAGGGTCCTAGCATGCGGTTCCTGCCCTCCACACCCCCATCCCCTGTGGGTGCTGTCTTCCAGAAGGCTTGTGTCAC
Encoded here:
- the LSR gene encoding lipolysis-stimulated lipoprotein receptor isoform X2, translated to MAPLARPFSGGLESCPGTLSWGAVVFVWLFLSILCTAPTSAIQVTVSDPYHVVILFQPVTLPCTYQLTTTPTAPIVIWKYKSFCRDRIADAFSPASVDNQLNAQLAAGNPGYNPYVECQDSARTVRVVATKQGNAVTLGDYYQGRRITITGNADLTFDQTAWGDSGVYYCSVVSAQDLQGNNEAYAELIVLDWLFVVVVCLAAFLVVLLLGICWCQCCPHTCCCYVRCPCCPEKCCCPEALYAAGKAATSGVPSIYAPSTYAHLSPAKTPPPPAMIPMGPLYNGYSGDFDRNSSVGGHSSRVPLLRDTDSSVTSEIRSGYRIQANQQDDSMRVLYYMEKELANFDPSRPGPPNGRVERAMSEVTSLHEDDWRSRHSRGPALTPIRDEEWGHHSPRSSRRWEQEAPLERPGNSRGAGRPRARSVDALDDFTRPGSAESGRRSPPSSGRRGRAYAPPRSRSRDDLYDQDQDDSRHFPHSRDPHYDDFRSRDQPHGDPRARYQRSRDPRDDGSRSRDPPYDGRLLEEALRKKGPAERRPYREEEEEEAYYPPAPPPYSETDSQASRERRLKKNLALSRESLVV
- the USF2 gene encoding upstream stimulatory factor 2 isoform X1, which encodes MDMLDPGLDPAASATAAAAASHDKGPEAEEGVELQEGGDGPGAEEQTAVAIASVQQAAFGDHNIQYQFRTENNGGQVTYRVVQVTDGQLDGQGDTAGAVSVVSTAAFAGGQQAVTQVGVDGATQRPGPAAASVPPGPAAPFPLAVIQNPFSNGGSPAAEAVSGEARFAYFPASSVGDTTAVSVQTTDQSLQAGGQFYVMMTPQDVLQTGTQRTIAPRTHPYSPKIDGTRTPRDERRRAQHNEVERRRRDKINNWIVQLSKIIPDCNADNSKTGASKGGILSKACDYIRELRQTNQRMQETFKEAERLQMDNELLRQQIEELKNENAVLRAQLQQHNLEMVGESARQ
- the USF2 gene encoding upstream stimulatory factor 2 isoform X2, which codes for MDMLDPGLDPAASATAAAAASHDKGPEAEEGVELQEGGDGPGAEEQTAVAIASVQQAAFGDHNIQYQFRTENNGGQVTYRVVQVTDGQLDGQGDTAGAVSVVSTAAFAGGQQAVTQAVIQNPFSNGGSPAAEAVSGEARFAYFPASSVGDTTAVSVQTTDQSLQAGGQFYVMMTPQDVLQTGTQRTIAPRTHPYSPKIDGTRTPRDERRRAQHNEVERRRRDKINNWIVQLSKIIPDCNADNSKTGASKGGILSKACDYIRELRQTNQRMQETFKEAERLQMDNELLRQQIEELKNENAVLRAQLQQHNLEMVGESARQ
- the LSR gene encoding lipolysis-stimulated lipoprotein receptor isoform X1, with the translated sequence MAPLARPFSGGLESCPGTLSWGAVVFVWLFLSILCTAPTSAIQVTVSDPYHVVILFQPVTLPCTYQLTTTPTAPIVIWKYKSFCRDRIADAFSPASVDNQLNAQLAAGNPGYNPYVECQDSARTVRVVATKQGNAVTLGDYYQGRRITITGNADLTFDQTAWGDSGVYYCSVVSAQDLQGNNEAYAELIVLGRTSGVAELLPGFQAGPMEDWLFVVVVCLAAFLVVLLLGICWCQCCPHTCCCYVRCPCCPEKCCCPEALYAAGKAATSGVPSIYAPSTYAHLSPAKTPPPPAMIPMGPLYNGYSGDFDRNSSVGGHSSRVPLLRDTDSSVTSEIRSGYRIQANQQDDSMRVLYYMEKELANFDPSRPGPPNGRVERAMSEVTSLHEDDWRSRHSRGPALTPIRDEEWGHHSPRSSRRWEQEAPLERPGNSRGAGRPRARSVDALDDFTRPGSAESGRRSPPSSGRRGRAYAPPRSRSRDDLYDQDQDDSRHFPHSRDPHYDDFRSRDQPHGDPRARYQRSRDPRDDGSRSRDPPYDGRLLEEALRKKGPAERRPYREEEEEEAYYPPAPPPYSETDSQASRERRLKKNLALSRESLVV